One genomic window of Vibrio parahaemolyticus includes the following:
- the gyrA gene encoding DNA topoisomerase (ATP-hydrolyzing) subunit A, producing MSDLAKEITPVNIEDELRGSYLDYAMSVIVGRALPDVRDGLKPVHRRVLFAMNVLGNDWNKPYKKSARVVGDVIGKYHPHGDSAVYDTIVRMAQPFSLRYMLVDGQGNFGSIDGDSAAAMRYTEVRMAKIAHELLADLDKETVDYVPNYDGTEQIPAVLPTKIPNLLVNGASGIAVGMATNIPPHNLGEVIDGCLAYINNEEITIDELMDYIPGPDFPTAALISGRKGIVDAYKTGRGKIYMRSKAEIETEKNGKETIIVTEIPYQVNKARLIEKIAELVKDKKVEGISALRDESDKDGMRIVIECKRDAVGEVVLNNLYAQTQLQTTFGINMVALNNGQPQLFNLKDMLKCFVDHRREVVTRRTIFELRKARERAHILEGLALALANIDEIIDLIRKAPTPAEAKAGLIARGWDLGNVAAMLERAGTDAARPEWLEPQYGIRDGQYFLTEQQAQAILDLRLHKLTGLEHEKILAEYKELLEEIAELMHILASTERLMEVIREELEAVRDGFADARRTEITAASHDIDMEELIAREDVVVTLSHEGYVKYQILSDYEAQRRGGKGKSATRMKDEDYIERLLVANTHDNILCFSTRGKTYRLKVYQLPLASRTARGKPIVNILPLEDGERITAILPVDEFSADKFIFMATGDGTVKKTSLDQFANVRSNGLIAVNLRDDDSLIGVDITTGSSDIMLFSKAGKVVRFSEDKVRAMGRTAAGVRGMKLADDDQVVSLIVPSNEGDILTVTQNGYGKRTELAEYPTKGRATQGVVSIKVSERNGPVVGAVQVEEGDEMMMITDAGTLVRTRVAEVSQVGRNTQGVTLIRTAEDESVVGLQRIDEVEEVELPEGEEAETTEANAEQQAPEAPAADDAEEGKEE from the coding sequence ATGAGCGATTTAGCTAAAGAGATCACGCCCGTAAACATTGAAGATGAGCTTAGAGGTTCATACCTAGACTACGCGATGTCAGTTATCGTGGGTCGTGCTCTTCCAGATGTGCGTGATGGCCTAAAACCAGTACACCGCCGCGTTTTATTCGCGATGAACGTACTAGGCAACGATTGGAACAAACCATATAAAAAATCAGCCCGTGTTGTCGGCGACGTAATCGGTAAATATCACCCACACGGTGATAGTGCTGTGTACGACACAATCGTACGTATGGCTCAGCCGTTCTCACTTCGTTACATGCTGGTCGATGGTCAAGGTAACTTTGGCTCAATCGATGGCGACTCTGCTGCGGCAATGCGTTACACCGAAGTCCGTATGGCAAAAATTGCCCACGAACTTTTGGCTGACCTAGACAAAGAAACCGTAGACTACGTACCTAACTATGATGGTACAGAACAGATTCCTGCGGTTCTTCCAACCAAAATTCCAAACCTATTGGTCAACGGTGCTTCTGGTATCGCGGTAGGTATGGCAACCAACATCCCGCCACATAACCTTGGCGAAGTGATCGATGGCTGTCTTGCATACATCAATAATGAAGAAATCACTATTGATGAACTAATGGATTACATCCCTGGTCCAGATTTCCCAACTGCGGCGCTTATCAGCGGTCGTAAAGGCATTGTAGACGCGTACAAAACAGGTCGCGGTAAGATCTACATGCGTTCAAAAGCGGAAATCGAAACAGAGAAAAACGGTAAAGAAACCATCATCGTTACCGAAATTCCTTACCAAGTGAACAAAGCTCGTCTGATCGAGAAGATTGCTGAACTTGTTAAAGATAAAAAAGTTGAAGGCATCAGTGCGCTACGTGACGAATCTGACAAAGATGGTATGCGTATCGTTATTGAATGTAAGCGTGATGCAGTAGGCGAAGTGGTTCTTAACAACCTTTACGCTCAAACTCAGCTACAAACGACTTTCGGTATCAACATGGTTGCGCTGAACAATGGTCAGCCACAGCTATTCAACCTGAAAGATATGTTGAAGTGCTTTGTGGATCACCGTCGTGAAGTTGTGACTCGCCGTACTATCTTCGAATTGCGTAAAGCTCGTGAGCGTGCGCACATTCTTGAAGGTCTTGCACTTGCTCTAGCGAACATCGATGAAATCATCGACCTAATTCGTAAAGCGCCGACTCCTGCTGAAGCAAAAGCTGGTCTTATTGCTCGTGGTTGGGATCTAGGTAACGTAGCAGCAATGCTTGAGCGTGCTGGTACTGATGCGGCTCGCCCAGAATGGCTAGAGCCTCAATACGGTATCCGCGACGGCCAATACTTCCTGACTGAACAACAAGCGCAAGCAATTCTAGATCTACGTCTACATAAATTGACCGGTCTAGAACACGAGAAGATTCTTGCTGAATACAAAGAGCTTCTAGAAGAAATCGCTGAGTTAATGCACATTCTTGCAAGCACTGAGCGTTTGATGGAAGTGATCCGTGAAGAACTAGAGGCAGTTCGTGACGGATTTGCTGATGCACGCCGTACTGAAATCACAGCAGCTAGCCATGACATCGACATGGAAGAGCTGATTGCTCGTGAAGACGTAGTCGTAACTCTATCTCACGAAGGTTACGTTAAGTACCAAATTCTAAGCGACTACGAAGCACAGCGCCGTGGTGGTAAAGGTAAGAGTGCAACTCGAATGAAAGATGAAGACTACATTGAACGTCTTCTAGTGGCGAATACCCACGACAACATTCTATGTTTCTCTACTCGCGGTAAGACTTACCGTCTGAAAGTTTACCAATTGCCATTGGCGAGCCGTACTGCACGTGGTAAACCGATCGTGAACATCCTTCCACTAGAAGATGGCGAGCGTATTACTGCAATTCTTCCTGTCGATGAGTTCTCAGCAGACAAGTTCATCTTCATGGCAACTGGCGACGGTACCGTTAAGAAGACTTCTCTAGACCAGTTTGCGAACGTACGTTCAAACGGTCTAATTGCGGTGAACCTACGTGATGACGATTCTCTAATCGGCGTTGATATCACAACGGGTTCAAGCGACATCATGTTGTTCTCTAAAGCAGGTAAAGTTGTTCGCTTTAGCGAGGACAAAGTACGTGCAATGGGTCGTACAGCGGCAGGTGTCCGTGGTATGAAGCTGGCTGACGACGACCAAGTGGTTTCACTAATCGTTCCGTCTAACGAAGGCGACATCCTAACGGTTACTCAAAACGGTTACGGTAAACGTACCGAACTGGCTGAATACCCAACGAAAGGTCGTGCAACTCAGGGCGTTGTGTCTATCAAGGTTTCTGAGCGTAATGGCCCAGTAGTTGGGGCAGTGCAAGTAGAAGAAGGCGACGAGATGATGATGATCACCGACGCTGGTACTCTGGTTCGTACACGTGTAGCAGAAGTTAGCCAAGTAGGCCGTAACACTCAAGGTGTAACGCTGATCCGTACAGCAGAAGATGAGTCAGTTGTTGGTCTACAACGTATCGATGAAGTTGAAGAAGTGGAATTGCCAGAAGGCGAAGAAGCAGAAACAACAGAAGCGAATGCAGAACAGCAAGCTCCTGAAGCGCCAGCAGCAGACGACGCGGAAGAGGGCAAAGAAGAGTAA
- the nrfD gene encoding cytochrome c nitrite reductase subunit NrfD: MNGFESAFHFDSLVWDWIIAIYLFLAGMSAGAVMISIYLKRKVIEGDPANNGIMKAMAWLAPFGIISGLVILIFHLTKPLQFWKIMIYYNPTSVMSMGVVLFQVYMVVLFVWIGVIFRHQIIRFCEGKLPSGLLDFVDGFLIKAGKVSNAIELFLGFLAIVLAAYTGFLLSALKTYPMLNNPVLPILFLFSSLSSGAAACLMFGILVFKEPTSSPSVSWVHGFERPVVLFELFVLVTFFTGLIFSGGQNEVAAWNAISNGFWAQWFWVGVVLIGMLMPLTLNWLMPSEVRHKGSYVFVVTTLSLVGVLMLRTFILYAGQMTVV; this comes from the coding sequence ATGAACGGTTTTGAAAGTGCTTTCCACTTTGATTCATTAGTGTGGGATTGGATCATCGCGATTTACCTATTTTTAGCTGGGATGTCTGCTGGCGCAGTGATGATTTCTATCTACCTTAAACGCAAAGTCATTGAGGGAGATCCGGCGAACAATGGCATTATGAAAGCGATGGCTTGGCTCGCGCCATTTGGCATCATTTCCGGTTTGGTGATTTTGATTTTCCATTTAACTAAGCCACTCCAGTTTTGGAAAATCATGATTTACTACAACCCGACGTCGGTGATGTCGATGGGCGTTGTCTTGTTTCAAGTCTACATGGTTGTGTTGTTTGTTTGGATTGGCGTGATCTTTCGCCATCAAATCATCAGATTTTGTGAAGGCAAATTACCGAGCGGATTACTCGACTTTGTGGATGGCTTTTTGATCAAGGCTGGAAAGGTGAGTAATGCCATCGAGTTGTTCTTGGGTTTCTTGGCGATAGTACTGGCGGCATATACTGGCTTCCTACTATCGGCACTTAAAACCTACCCGATGCTCAACAATCCGGTGTTGCCGATTTTGTTCCTATTCTCAAGCCTATCTTCGGGCGCAGCGGCATGTTTGATGTTCGGAATCTTAGTGTTTAAAGAGCCGACATCCAGTCCTAGTGTTTCATGGGTGCATGGCTTTGAACGTCCGGTTGTATTATTCGAGTTGTTCGTTTTAGTCACGTTCTTTACTGGCTTGATTTTCAGCGGGGGTCAAAACGAAGTCGCAGCTTGGAATGCAATATCCAACGGCTTTTGGGCGCAGTGGTTCTGGGTTGGTGTTGTGTTGATTGGTATGTTGATGCCGCTAACATTGAACTGGTTAATGCCTTCTGAAGTTCGCCATAAAGGTAGTTACGTCTTTGTCGTGACAACATTGAGTTTGGTCGGCGTGCTGATGCTGCGTACGTTCATACTCTATGCGGGTCAAATGACCGTTGTCTAA
- the nrfC gene encoding cytochrome c nitrite reductase Fe-S protein, which yields MKCSRRNFLASSGALILTTGVAGTSVVSASLYASDSEQTKRFGMVHDENACIGCTACTEACREVNEVPEGVTRLKIHRSEPIGEFPDVEYQFTRESCQHCDNPPCVYVCPTGAAYKDEATGIVDVHKERCVGCGYCLAACPYQVRFFNPVDHSADKCNFCRDTNLAQGKQPACVESCPTKALIFGDLNDPTSEVSKVIDNHLVYRDKSHLGTQPKLFKIPHNKGEVSS from the coding sequence ATGAAGTGTTCAAGACGAAATTTTTTAGCCAGTAGCGGCGCATTGATTTTGACCACTGGCGTTGCTGGCACTTCTGTTGTTAGTGCTTCTCTTTATGCCAGTGATAGTGAGCAAACCAAACGTTTTGGCATGGTGCATGATGAAAATGCGTGTATAGGATGTACTGCGTGTACCGAAGCATGTCGCGAAGTGAATGAAGTGCCAGAAGGGGTGACCCGCCTAAAAATTCATCGCAGTGAACCCATTGGGGAATTTCCTGATGTTGAGTACCAGTTTACGCGTGAATCTTGTCAGCACTGTGATAATCCACCATGTGTGTATGTTTGCCCTACGGGTGCTGCGTATAAAGATGAAGCTACGGGCATAGTTGATGTACACAAAGAGCGATGTGTCGGCTGTGGCTATTGTTTGGCGGCTTGTCCTTATCAAGTGCGCTTTTTCAACCCTGTTGACCATTCTGCAGACAAATGTAACTTCTGCCGTGATACCAACCTAGCACAAGGTAAGCAGCCAGCTTGCGTGGAATCTTGCCCAACAAAAGCACTCATCTTTGGTGATTTGAATGACCCAACTAGCGAGGTCAGCAAAGTCATTGATAACCATCTTGTGTATCGCGATAAGTCACATTTAGGAACGCAACCTAAGTTGTTTAAAATTCCGCACAACAAAGGGGAGGTGTCATCATGA
- the ubiG gene encoding bifunctional 2-polyprenyl-6-hydroxyphenol methylase/3-demethylubiquinol 3-O-methyltransferase UbiG, which produces MTKAQNVDPSEIKKFEEMASRWWDLEGEFKPLHQINPLRLNYVLEKADGLFGKKVLDVGCGGGILAESMAKEGATVTGLDMGKEPLEVARLHALETGTKLTYIQSTIEDHAAENAGTYDVVTCMEMLEHVPDPLSVIRSCAALVKPGGHVFFSTLNRNIKSYLFAIVGAEKLLKIVPEGTHDHEKFIKPAEMMKMIDQTDLTEMGITGLHYNPLNDNYKLGRNVDVNYIVHTKKY; this is translated from the coding sequence ATGACTAAAGCACAAAACGTCGACCCTAGTGAAATTAAGAAATTCGAAGAGATGGCTTCTCGTTGGTGGGATTTAGAAGGCGAGTTCAAACCTCTTCATCAAATTAATCCGCTTCGCTTGAACTATGTCCTAGAAAAAGCCGATGGCCTTTTCGGCAAGAAAGTTCTCGATGTTGGTTGTGGCGGCGGCATCTTAGCAGAAAGCATGGCAAAGGAAGGCGCCACCGTGACTGGTCTAGATATGGGTAAAGAGCCACTAGAAGTTGCTCGCCTACATGCATTGGAGACAGGGACTAAGCTGACCTACATCCAAAGCACCATCGAAGACCACGCTGCGGAAAATGCCGGGACTTACGATGTCGTGACCTGCATGGAAATGCTAGAACACGTGCCAGACCCACTCTCTGTAATTCGCTCATGTGCCGCGTTGGTTAAGCCTGGAGGACATGTGTTCTTCTCGACGTTAAACCGCAACATCAAGTCGTACTTGTTTGCGATTGTAGGCGCAGAAAAACTATTGAAGATTGTGCCAGAAGGCACGCACGATCATGAAAAGTTCATCAAACCTGCTGAAATGATGAAGATGATCGACCAAACAGATTTGACTGAAATGGGCATCACAGGCCTTCATTACAACCCGCTAAATGACAACTATAAGCTAGGTCGTAATGTAGATGTAAACTACATCGTCCACACTAAAAAATACTGA
- a CDS encoding TPR domain-containing protein, giving the protein MSLWFFIAITLMGLFIVVLSLSASKVKPTQWFGFCLMVLALTSAGYLLLKQTPPKPIQAEIARMMTSRDIMDEIQQQLKQEPNNDELWFQLGQGYLLEGEFDAALICFDYTRQLTDNVTATQLAAKATTLYYLHKQAMTDEVSLLLEQALQLEPYNEAALSLIANDHFISFRFQEAIDTWVLLLDSNDPNLDRVTIIESINKAKKLM; this is encoded by the coding sequence ATGTCTTTATGGTTCTTCATTGCCATCACTTTGATGGGGCTTTTTATCGTCGTTTTGTCACTTAGCGCTTCTAAAGTTAAGCCTACGCAGTGGTTTGGCTTTTGTTTGATGGTGTTAGCACTCACTAGCGCTGGCTACTTATTGTTGAAGCAAACCCCACCGAAACCTATCCAAGCGGAGATAGCTCGAATGATGACCTCGCGAGACATCATGGATGAAATACAGCAACAGTTAAAACAAGAGCCTAATAACGATGAGCTTTGGTTTCAGTTAGGTCAAGGTTATCTGTTGGAGGGAGAATTTGATGCCGCGTTGATTTGTTTCGACTACACACGCCAACTCACCGACAACGTAACCGCGACGCAACTTGCCGCTAAGGCGACAACATTATACTACCTTCATAAACAAGCGATGACTGATGAAGTCAGTTTACTATTAGAACAGGCGTTGCAACTTGAACCTTATAATGAAGCCGCACTGTCGTTGATAGCGAACGATCACTTCATTTCTTTCCGCTTTCAAGAAGCCATCGATACTTGGGTGCTACTCCTAGATTCCAATGACCCTAATTTAGACAGAGTGACGATCATCGAGTCCATCAACAAAGCGAAAAAGCTGATGTAA
- the nrdA gene encoding class 1a ribonucleoside-diphosphate reductase subunit alpha, with product MNQQLTVTKRDGRKESIDLDKIHRVITWAAEGLNNVSVSQVELRAHIQFYDGITTTDIHETIIKSAADLISEETPDYQYLAARLAVFHLRKKAYGQYEPPTLFDHVSRLVDMGKYDQHILEDYSKAELDELDSYIDHKRDLNFSYAAVKQLEGKYFVQNRVSGEIYESAQFLYILVSACLFANYPKETRLDYIKRFYDATSTFKISLPTPIMSGVRTPTRQFSSCVLIECGDSLDSINATASSIVRYVSQRAGIGINAGRIRALGSEIRGGEAFHTGCIPFYKYFQTAVKCCSQGGVRGGAATVFYPMWHGEARSLMVLKNNRGVEENRVRHMDYGVQLNKLMYQRLVEGGNITLFSPSDVPGLYDAFFENQEEFERLYVKYENDPSVKKETVKAIEMFSLLMQERASTGRIYIQNVDHCNTHSPFDSEVAPVRQSNLCLEIALPTKPLTNVEDDSGEIALCTLSAFNLGAIKSLDDFEELSDLVVRALDALLDYQDYPLPAAYKSTMNRRTLGVGVINFAYYLAKHGVKYSDGSANGLTHRTFEAMQYYLLKASVALAKEQGKCPSFHETNYAKGLLPIDTYKKDIDLICDEELHYDWDSLRQEIMEHGLRNSTLTALMPSETSSQISNATNGIEPPRGYVSVKASKDGILKQVVPEFTELKNNYELLWNIGSNDGYLHLVGIMQKFVDQAISANTNYDPSRYETGKVPMKKLLQDLLTAYKFGVKTLYYHNTRDGAKDDQKDAVQPQDDDCAGGGCKI from the coding sequence ATGAACCAACAACTTACCGTCACTAAGCGTGATGGCCGTAAAGAAAGTATTGATCTGGATAAAATCCATCGCGTTATCACTTGGGCTGCAGAAGGTCTAAATAACGTTTCAGTCTCTCAAGTAGAACTTCGCGCTCACATCCAGTTTTACGACGGTATCACAACGACAGATATCCACGAGACTATCATCAAGTCAGCGGCAGACCTGATCTCTGAAGAGACCCCGGATTACCAATACCTAGCTGCTCGCCTAGCGGTATTCCACCTACGTAAAAAAGCGTACGGCCAATATGAGCCGCCAACGCTGTTTGATCACGTGTCTCGTCTTGTAGATATGGGTAAGTACGACCAACATATCCTTGAAGACTACTCGAAAGCTGAACTGGACGAACTAGATTCTTACATCGACCACAAACGCGACCTTAACTTCTCTTACGCTGCGGTCAAACAGCTTGAAGGCAAGTACTTCGTGCAAAACCGTGTGTCTGGCGAGATCTACGAAAGTGCTCAGTTCCTTTACATTCTAGTGTCGGCTTGCCTGTTCGCTAACTACCCGAAAGAAACACGTCTTGACTACATCAAGCGTTTCTACGATGCGACGTCAACATTTAAAATCTCTCTACCTACACCAATTATGTCTGGTGTACGTACCCCTACTCGTCAGTTCAGCTCATGCGTACTGATTGAGTGTGGTGACAGCCTAGATTCTATCAACGCAACTGCAAGTTCTATTGTTCGTTACGTATCTCAACGTGCTGGTATCGGTATCAACGCGGGTCGCATTCGTGCGCTAGGTTCTGAAATCCGTGGCGGTGAAGCATTCCACACAGGTTGTATCCCGTTCTACAAGTACTTCCAAACAGCCGTAAAATGTTGTTCTCAAGGTGGTGTACGTGGTGGTGCAGCAACGGTGTTCTACCCAATGTGGCACGGCGAAGCACGTTCACTAATGGTGCTAAAGAACAACCGTGGTGTCGAAGAGAACCGCGTTCGTCACATGGATTACGGCGTACAGCTAAACAAACTGATGTACCAGCGTCTGGTTGAGGGTGGCAACATCACTCTATTCTCACCTTCAGACGTACCGGGTCTATACGACGCATTCTTCGAGAACCAAGAAGAATTTGAACGTCTATACGTGAAATACGAGAACGATCCTTCAGTTAAGAAGGAAACGGTAAAAGCCATCGAAATGTTCTCGCTACTCATGCAAGAGCGTGCTTCAACAGGTCGCATCTACATTCAGAACGTAGACCACTGTAACACTCACAGCCCATTCGACTCTGAAGTTGCACCAGTTCGTCAGTCTAACCTATGTCTGGAAATCGCACTTCCAACTAAACCACTGACTAACGTTGAAGATGATTCAGGTGAGATTGCACTATGTACGCTTTCCGCGTTCAACCTTGGCGCAATCAAATCTCTGGATGATTTCGAAGAGCTTTCTGATCTTGTTGTTCGCGCTCTAGATGCACTACTGGATTACCAAGATTACCCACTACCAGCGGCGTACAAGTCAACAATGAACCGTCGTACGCTAGGTGTTGGTGTTATCAACTTCGCTTACTACCTAGCGAAGCATGGAGTGAAATACTCTGACGGCAGCGCAAATGGCCTGACTCACCGCACGTTTGAAGCAATGCAATACTACTTGCTAAAAGCATCGGTAGCGCTAGCAAAAGAACAAGGCAAGTGTCCTTCGTTCCACGAAACAAACTACGCGAAAGGCTTACTGCCAATCGACACTTACAAGAAAGATATCGACCTAATTTGTGATGAAGAGCTGCACTACGATTGGGACAGCCTACGTCAAGAAATCATGGAACACGGTCTTCGTAACTCAACACTGACAGCGCTAATGCCTTCTGAGACCTCTTCTCAGATCTCGAACGCTACAAACGGTATTGAGCCACCACGCGGTTACGTATCTGTAAAAGCATCGAAAGATGGTATCTTGAAGCAAGTTGTTCCTGAGTTCACAGAACTGAAAAACAACTACGAACTGCTTTGGAATATCGGTTCTAACGACGGTTACCTTCACCTTGTGGGCATCATGCAGAAATTCGTTGACCAAGCGATCTCTGCAAACACAAACTACGACCCATCGCGTTACGAGACGGGCAAGGTTCCAATGAAGAAACTTCTTCAAGACCTACTTACAGCGTATAAGTTTGGTGTTAAGACGCTTTACTACCATAACACTCGTGATGGTGCGAAAGACGACCAGAAAGACGCGGTTCAACCACAAGATGACGATTGTGCAGGCGGCGGTTGTAAGATTTAA
- the nrfB gene encoding cytochrome c nitrite reductase pentaheme subunit has protein sequence MGNIKLTIVTMLKFLFAFAIYGFSISAHAISSEPVEGAQTTRHQVELIRDRDYKCLQCHKDAKETLNLSHEPEALLSQGKTLNCTNCHSNIGPDHREGAPDVIKFAAAQSKAVHDKVFLDPSTILKANSQCVDCHAPTQLRESNWTHDVHAKNLTCSNCHDVHAVKTKALSYDRKQLIKQCVDCHSQFAAEPELAKEEER, from the coding sequence ATGGGCAATATAAAATTGACCATAGTGACAATGCTGAAATTTCTCTTCGCCTTTGCCATCTATGGTTTTTCTATCTCCGCCCATGCGATTTCATCAGAGCCTGTTGAGGGTGCACAAACCACTCGCCATCAAGTTGAGCTGATTCGTGACCGAGACTACAAATGTCTTCAATGTCATAAGGATGCCAAAGAAACTCTGAATTTGTCGCATGAGCCAGAAGCGCTGCTTAGCCAAGGTAAAACACTGAACTGCACAAACTGTCACAGCAATATCGGGCCTGATCACCGTGAAGGGGCTCCTGATGTGATCAAGTTTGCTGCTGCGCAATCAAAAGCAGTGCATGACAAGGTTTTTCTTGATCCAAGCACCATTCTCAAAGCGAATAGCCAGTGTGTAGATTGCCACGCTCCAACTCAGTTGAGAGAAAGTAATTGGACGCATGATGTTCATGCTAAAAATTTGACCTGTTCAAATTGTCACGATGTTCACGCTGTCAAAACGAAAGCGCTTTCTTACGACAGAAAACAGCTCATCAAACAATGTGTCGATTGCCACTCTCAGTTTGCTGCTGAACCTGAACTTGCAAAAGAAGAGGAGAGATAG
- the nrfA gene encoding ammonia-forming nitrite reductase cytochrome c552 subunit, with protein MSAPIAVATLFASQLLLAGSVLAAENNDRLDPRNDAFEQNHPDQYHSWKATSESKHIEDALSEDPNMVILWAGYGFAKDYNKARGHFYALDDVRQTLRTGAPADENSGPMPMACWSCKSPDVARVIEERGEDGYFSGKWARLGSEIVNPIGCSDCHDTRSEKFNQGEPELALTRPYVERAFDVIGKNFDEQSRLDKQASVCAQCHVEYYFTGPTKAVKFPWDMGTTVGDMEKYYDALDFKDWTHAVSKAPMLKAQHPGFETWREGIHGKNKVVCVDCHMPKVTKEDGTVYTDHKVGNPFDRFEDTCAQCHTQTKEQLRNIVSSRKAQVLNMKLTAEKQIVAAHFEAGEAWKAGATEKEMKPILQDIRHAQWRWDYAIASHGVHMHAPEVALEVLGTAVDRAADARTKLVRLLATKGITEPVQIPDISTKAKAQEALGMDMEKMNADKKHFLDTVVPDWDKAAAEREATY; from the coding sequence ATGAGCGCACCTATCGCGGTTGCGACCTTATTCGCTAGCCAATTATTATTGGCCGGCTCTGTGTTGGCGGCAGAAAACAACGATCGACTTGATCCTCGTAATGACGCCTTCGAACAAAACCATCCTGACCAATATCATTCTTGGAAGGCAACATCAGAAAGTAAACATATTGAAGACGCCCTAAGTGAAGACCCAAATATGGTGATTCTTTGGGCTGGCTACGGATTTGCTAAAGACTACAACAAGGCTCGAGGTCACTTTTATGCGCTCGACGATGTAAGGCAAACCCTAAGGACAGGCGCACCAGCAGATGAAAACTCCGGGCCAATGCCAATGGCATGTTGGAGTTGTAAAAGTCCTGATGTCGCTCGCGTGATAGAAGAACGTGGCGAGGATGGCTACTTCTCTGGTAAATGGGCACGTCTAGGCTCAGAAATCGTCAATCCTATCGGATGTTCTGATTGTCACGACACTCGCTCAGAAAAATTCAACCAAGGAGAGCCAGAACTAGCACTAACCAGACCTTATGTTGAGCGAGCATTCGATGTAATTGGAAAAAACTTTGATGAACAGTCGCGCCTTGATAAACAAGCGTCTGTGTGTGCTCAGTGCCATGTCGAATACTACTTTACAGGACCAACGAAAGCGGTGAAATTCCCTTGGGATATGGGTACGACTGTCGGTGACATGGAGAAGTATTACGATGCGTTGGACTTTAAAGATTGGACTCACGCCGTTTCTAAAGCACCGATGCTAAAAGCACAGCACCCTGGCTTCGAGACTTGGCGTGAAGGAATTCACGGCAAAAACAAAGTGGTTTGCGTCGACTGCCATATGCCGAAGGTGACAAAAGAAGATGGTACCGTTTATACCGATCATAAAGTAGGCAATCCTTTCGACCGCTTCGAAGACACATGTGCGCAGTGCCATACTCAAACCAAAGAGCAGCTACGTAACATCGTGTCTTCACGTAAAGCGCAGGTGTTGAACATGAAATTAACCGCCGAGAAGCAAATTGTCGCGGCGCATTTTGAAGCTGGAGAAGCATGGAAAGCAGGAGCAACGGAAAAAGAAATGAAGCCGATTCTCCAAGATATTCGCCATGCGCAATGGCGTTGGGATTATGCGATCGCCTCTCACGGTGTTCACATGCACGCACCAGAAGTGGCGCTGGAAGTTCTCGGTACCGCAGTTGATCGCGCCGCCGATGCTCGTACTAAATTGGTACGCTTACTGGCAACAAAAGGCATTACTGAACCTGTTCAAATTCCAGATATCTCGACCAAAGCAAAAGCCCAAGAAGCTTTAGGAATGGATATGGAAAAAATGAACGCGGATAAAAAGCACTTCTTAGACACCGTCGTACCAGATTGGGATAAAGCAGCGGCCGAACGAGAAGCAACCTATTAG